In a single window of the Apium graveolens cultivar Ventura unplaced genomic scaffold, ASM990537v1 ctg7873, whole genome shotgun sequence genome:
- the LOC141704461 gene encoding uncharacterized protein LOC141704461: MDRSWLKADRRTQEFKLGVDELLNFAFLNGFKENKISCPCLRCAHSKSWNAQTVKDHLYQYGIDQTYTCWIWHGESNYVQSHVVSEQETSESSVDLTNMRMGQDIVDDEDILLDSSDFMNHVQGENEPLYPGCESFTKMRALVKLYNLKAKHGISDKCFSDVLLLLASMLLEGNSMPSSFGEAKKTLCTLGMDYEKIHVCSNDCLLYRGERDEDETICRICGASRWKLNKKGEELEGIPAKVLWYFPLIPRLINLFNKAQIAKDMTWHKTERQNDGKIRHPDDSKIWKDVDQRWPEFAAEARNLRLALSSDGFNPFHGPGSDHSTWPMLLSIYNLPHWLCMKRKYIMLSLLISGPNQPGNDIDVYLQPLIEDLQKLWHGKQVYDAFKKESFILRGILLWTISDYPALGNLSGNIIKGYNACVVYVDKTKATRLATYKKTVVMRRRRWLPRNHPYRRQKSAFDNTMEKLSEPIPLTGEEVLERLEYWKFFPVRHTLDVMHIEKNICEALTGTLLNIPGKTKDREFVRIDMAEMGIRMELSPKNSVKKEKLSMASWNLLHKEKRLSARP; the protein is encoded by the exons ATGGATAGATCTTGGTTGAAAGCAGATAGAAGAACACAAGAATTTAAACTTGGAGTGGATGAATTGTTAAAttttgcatttctgaatgggtttaaagaaaataaaattagTTGTCCATGCTTAAGATGCGCTCATAGTAAATCTTGGAATGCTCAGACTGTTAAGGATCATCTTTATCAATATGGTATTGATCAAACCTATACGTGTTGGATATGGCATGGAGAGTCAAATTATGTACAGAGTCATGTAGTTTCTGAACAGGAAACTTCAGAATCATCCGTTGATCTTACAAACATGAGAATGGGGCAGGATATTGTCGATGATGAGGATATTTTGTTAGATTCTTCTGATTTTATGAATCATGTTCAAGGTGAAAATGAACCACTTTATCCTGGATGCGAGAGTTTTACAAAAATGAGAGCTTTAGTCAAGTTGTATAATTTAAAAGCAAAACATGGTATTTCTGATAAATGCTTTTCCGATGTCCTTCTTTTGCTTGCATCAATGCTTCTGGAAGGCAACAGTATGCCTTCATCTTTTGGTGAAGCCAAGAAAACTTTATGTACTTTAGGCATGGATTATGAAAAAATACATGTGTGTTCGAATGATTGTCTCTTATACCGCGGTGAGAGGGATGAAGATGAGACGATTTGCCGAATATGTGGGGCATCTAGATGGAAGTTAAACAAGAAAGGAGAAGAATTGGAAGGGATCCCTGCTAAGGTTCTATGGTACTTTCCATTGATACCGAGATTGATAAATTTGTTCAATAAAGCTCAGATTGCAAAGGACATGACTTGGCATAAAACCGAGCGACAAAATGATGGTAAAATTAGACATCCGGATGACTCAAAGATATGGAAGGATGTCGATCAAAGGTGGCCTGAGTTTGCTGCAGAGGCTAGGAACCTTCGGTTAGCTTTATCCTCCGATGGATTTAATCCTTTCCATGGACCAGGAAGTGATCACTCAACATGGCCTATGTTGCTTTCAATTTACAACCTCCCACATTGGCTTTGTATGAAGAGAAAGTACATTATGCTAAGTCTATTGATATCCGGACCAAATCAGCCTGGAAATGATATTGATGTATACCTTCAACCACTTATAGAAGATTTACAGAAATTGTGGCATGGGAAACAAGTTTATGATGCATTTAAGAAAGAGTCTTTCATACTAAGAGGAATTTTATTATGGACAATTAGTGATTATCCAGCCTTAGGAAACTTGTCGGGTAACATCATTAAAGGATATAATGCTTGTGTAGTTTATGTTGATAAAACAAAAGCTACCAGGTTGGCTACTTACAAAAAGACGGTGGTTATGAGACGTCGTAGATGGCTGCCCAGAAACCATCCATATCGAAGGCAAAAATCAGCCTTTGATAACACCATGGAGAAGTTATCAGAACCTATTCCTTTAACTGGAGAGGAGGTGTTAGAAAGG CTTGAGTACTGGAAGTTTTTTCCAGTTCGCCATACCCTCGATGTGATGCatatagaaaaaaatatatgCGAGGCTTTAACTGGTACATTGCTAAATATTCCCGGGAAGACAAAAGATAGAGAATTTGTTCGTATTGATATGGCTGAAATGGGAATAAGAATGGAGCTAAGTCCAAAAAATTCTGTAAAAAAAGAGAAGTTATCGATGGCATCTTGGAACTTATTGCATAAAGAAAAAAGATTGTCTGCTCGTCCTTGA